CACTAGAAGTTGAGGCACCATACTGCCTTGGGGCAGAGAAAGGCCTTGAAGAATTTGCACCTCTCCCAGCAGAAGATTGAGCACTAGAAGATGCTCTTCCAGATCCTCTTCCACCACCAGCCCTTCTTCCTGCACCTCTACCAGCACCACTTCCACCACCTCTACCAGCAGCACTTCCAGTTCTTCCTCCTGGTGTTGCAGCAGGAGCCCTAGTTTTTGCAGGTGGAGCAGCTCTTGGTGTTGGTGTAGGAGCTTTAGGTGTTGGTGTAGGAGCCCTAGTTGTTGGTGCAGGAGATCTAGCTGTTGCTGAAGCAGCTCTAGGTGTTGTTGCAGGAGCTGTAGGAGCAACACCTCTTGCTTGTGAATTCCTTCCAGCAGGCTTGGAAAACAATTCAAAGGAAACACAGTTAATAATACTACAAATAAGAAAGGTAATTTACAGaaacatcaaaatgaagaactagTACAAAGGGGCTTACCACATGTTTGTTCTTTCTTAAGGCCAACTCAGGTTTCAACTGTTTAAGGCAGTTTGTGTATTTATGCCCTTGTAATCCATAATTGCTACAAGTTATTGTCCCCATTCTTGAGGTGGACTTTGGCTTTGGAACTTCAAATTTTCCCTTTATTCTCTTCTCTTTCCTTCTTCCTTTCTTCACTTTAAATGCTGGTGGTTCTATGTCTGGACCTGGGGTCTTTGTCCAGTCATGCTCACCAGGGACAGGATATATCATTGGTTCATATGCTGCCAAATAATATGGTTTCTTGAAAAATTTGCTTACAAAGTCCTCTGGAAACCTTTTTGCCTTGTTGATTGCTGAGATGGCATGGTTACATGGGATGCTACTGAGGTCCCACTTTCTGCAACCACAGGTTTCAACTTCCAAATTGACAGCATGTGTTTGCTCACCACTAGTTACTTGCCACAAGTTAACACCTGCTTGAATGGGTTTGCAGTACCTGGCCCTTTCCTTTTCAATCTCCAACTTCTCACTGTAATGTGGTGTGATCTCCCATCTAGCTTCCCTTCCACTCTCTCTATTCCTGTGCCACATAACCATCTGCTTATCCTTTATGCCATCACACATAGTTCTTATTGGTTTTTTCCTATGATCTAGGATGTACTTGTTAAACACCTCTGACAAATTGTTGACAACCAAGTCAGTCTTGCTATTTGTGTCAAATGCATGCCTAGCCCATGTTTTCTTGGGTATTGCACTAAGCCACTGCCAAGCTTCCACACTCTCAGCTTTGAGATCATCCATTGCTTTATTAAATTTGTGTTCATTATATGCATAACTGGCATTATCCATGCACTTCTTAAGGTCCTCCCCCCTAAAGCCAGCATTCTGGAAGTTTGCATATATGTGTCTTAAGCAGAATCTTTGATGACTGTTAGGAAAAACTCTATTCACTGCATATAATAGCCCCTGGTGCACACAATTTAAACAGCTAAGCTACTGTCTAATACACATGTAAACACATATTTAGTAGGCAAAGCAAGGTGGATAAACATACCTTCTGTCTGTCTGACATTATAGTATATGGACCATACTGTCCAACTTCTCCTCCAAGACAAATCTTCAGTTGGTGTAGAAACCAGCACCAGTTTGCTTTGTCCTCTTGTCCAACAATGCCAAATGCCAGTGGGTATATGTTGTTATTGCCATCTCTACCAGTGGCAGCAAGGATTTGTGCACCAGTGGTCAGCTTGATAAAACATCCATCAATACCTAAAACAGGAAGTAAACATAACATGTCAAATGCATTTATATGTGCAACCTATTGAAACTAACAACATCAAAGTAGTGTACAAGATAAAATGAACTAACCAATGAATGGTCTACAGCCCTGTAGAAATCCCTCCCTTGCTCCATTGAtgcagtaaaacatggcatggaatctTGGTCCTGGATGTGGGATTTTTTCAGTGGCTTTTGGAGTTACAGTGGTGACTATAACTCTACTCCCAGGGTTTGTATCCATCACAGTCTGAGCATAGTCTCTCAGCCTTGGGTATTGCTTCCTATGATCTCCCAACACAGCCTCAACAGCTAAGTTTTTTGCCCTATATGCCATAGCCTTGGGCACATCCACACCATACTTTTCCATGCAGGCATCAATAAGTGTATGTATGCTAGTACTGACATCAGATCTGAATAGTGGCTCATATTGCTTTGCAAGCCACTTTGCACTTACCCTGCTTGTTTCAGTAGAACTAGGGCAGGTGTGTTGTATCCTCATCTTCTTAATTACAAAAGTGTTTTCCCCTTTTATAACAGCTGCCACAATGCAGAACTTACAATGTTCATTCTTGCAATGCACAATGATCCTCTGATCTGAGTTCCTGTGATACTTGAAGTCTCTGCACTGAGTGATGTGCAAGCTCAACAGAGCATCTCTGAATTGATGTTGATCTTTGAAGCACATATGCAGTTTTAGTTGTTGGTGTGGTTGTTCCAAATCCTCATTGTACCATACTCTAGCTGGCCTCTTCTTTGCCCTACTCTTTCTTTTTTGAGGTAGCACAAATGCTAGTGGCTCAAACCCATCATCTTCACTGTCCTTCAATAAACTATCATCTTCTTCATCTGATGATGGTTTCCAATCAGGTTGCACTTCTTCTAAAACACTGGAATGTGACCTTGTTGTTGGTCCCCTCCTTACTTGcaacttctgcttcttctttgctggcaCATATATTTTTTCCTCCTCTTCTGGAACAATAGGGTCATCATCCTCCAACTCAAATAATTCCTCTACCTCTGTGTCACCCTCATAATGCACTTGTTCTTCATCCTCTAATTCTTCTTCTGATTCTtcatcctctgtttcttcctcatgttgctcttgtactTCTTCCTCTCTCTGTCTATTTTCCTCTTCCATCTCCATGTCTTCAACATCATGCATTTCCTCATTATAGTTAGGCCTTAAATCCCCCATGTCACTATCATACTGCCCTTCAGATCCTTCAGATGAACATGCATAACTGCCATCATAGCCAACTTGTTCTTCTTCCACAACTTCTTTTAACTTGGGATTTAGAACACTCCTGCTCTCTTGTGTTAAAACAGCAGGGCCTACAGCTGCAATATAACTGCTACTCTGACCTTCATAAGCAACACCTTGCTGATCAACAGCATAAACAGGAGG
This portion of the Triticum dicoccoides isolate Atlit2015 ecotype Zavitan chromosome 7A, WEW_v2.0, whole genome shotgun sequence genome encodes:
- the LOC119328380 gene encoding uncharacterized protein LOC119328380 is translated as MVALMETQGFSIDDSLMFYMETPGEQGLELVDSNVKLQLIKRQNEESLVLNLLFRACPPAVSVPQKGFVRKQNLDITEYSEPVVFYLADPPVYAVDQQGVAYEGQSSSYIAAVGPAVLTQESRSVLNPKLKEVVEEEQVGYDGSYACSSEGSEGQYDSDMGDLRPNYNEEMHDVEDMEMEEENRQREEEVQEQHEEETEDEESEEELEDEEQVHYEGDTEVEELFELEDDDPIVPEEEEKIYVPAKKKQKLQVRRGPTTRSHSSVLEEVQPDWKPSSDEEDDSLLKDSEDDGFEPLAFVLPQKRKSRAKKRPARVWYNEDLEQPHQQLKLHMCFKDQHQFRDALLSLHITQCRDFKYHRNSDQRIIVHCKNEHCKFCIVAAVIKGENTFVIKKMRIQHTCPSSTETSRVSAKWLAKQYEPLFRSDVSTSIHTLIDACMEKYGVDVPKAMAYRAKNLAVEAVLGDHRKQYPRLRDYAQTVMDTNPGSRVIVTTVTPKATEKIPHPGPRFHAMFYCINGAREGFLQGCRPFIGIDGCFIKLTTGAQILAATGRDGNNNIYPLAFGIVGQEDKANWCWFLHQLKICLGGEVGQYGPYTIMSDRQKGLLYAVNRVFPNSHQRFCLRHIYANFQNAGFRGEDLKKCMDNASYAYNEHKFNKAMDDLKAESVEAWQWLSAIPKKTWARHAFDTNSKTDLVVNNLSEVFNKYILDHRKKPIRTMCDGIKDKQMVMWHRNRESGREARWEITPHYSEKLEIEKERARYCKPIQAGVNLWQVTSGEQTHAVNLEVETCGCRKWDLSSIPCNHAISAINKAKRFPEDFVSKFFKKPYYLAAYEPMIYPVPGEHDWTKTPGPDIEPPAFKVKKGRRKEKRIKGKFEVPKPKSTSRMGTITCSNYGLQGHKYTNCLKQLKPELALRKNKHVPAGRNSQARGVAPTAPATTPRAASATARSPAPTTRAPTPTPKAPTPTPRAAPPAKTRAPAATPGGRTGSAAGRGGGSGAGRGAGRRAGGGRGSGRASSSAQSSAGRGANSSRPFSAPRQYGASTSSAPPPTDGTHTGWMAWFNASRGGRR